One part of the Ralstonia pickettii genome encodes these proteins:
- a CDS encoding nicotinate-nucleotide adenylyltransferase: MTLPTFARPTLDRPYRLGLLGGTFDPPHIGHVALAELCIARLDLDELLWIPTGVSWQKAADITPAPLRFAMTELAARSVLGGHARVHVSSMEVDRHGPSYTIDTVRELRGVYGPDTSMAWLMGADQLVGLDTWHGWQDLFEYVHLCVATRPGFDLQALHVPVQRELDVRRGDTALIQCAPAGHMWIDQTLAVDLSSTRLRQQLATGARCDADLPAGVADLIQSHSLYRRANGTVSA; encoded by the coding sequence CTTCCCACGTTCGCGCGCCCCACTCTCGATCGCCCCTACCGGCTTGGCTTGCTGGGCGGCACGTTCGATCCGCCGCATATCGGCCACGTTGCGCTGGCCGAGCTGTGTATTGCCCGCCTCGACCTCGATGAACTGCTGTGGATTCCGACCGGCGTGTCCTGGCAGAAGGCGGCTGACATCACACCAGCACCGCTACGCTTCGCGATGACCGAGCTGGCCGCCCGTTCGGTCCTCGGAGGCCACGCCCGTGTCCATGTCAGCAGCATGGAAGTCGACCGCCACGGCCCGAGCTACACCATCGACACCGTGCGCGAATTGCGCGGCGTCTACGGCCCGGATACCTCCATGGCGTGGCTCATGGGGGCCGACCAGCTCGTCGGCCTGGACACCTGGCACGGCTGGCAAGACCTGTTCGAATACGTCCACCTGTGCGTCGCCACACGCCCGGGTTTCGACCTTCAGGCATTGCATGTGCCGGTACAGCGCGAACTCGATGTGCGCCGCGGCGACACGGCATTGATACAATGCGCACCCGCTGGCCATATGTGGATCGACCAGACCTTGGCCGTCGACCTGTCATCCACCCGCCTGCGCCAGCAGCTGGCCACCGGCGCACGCTGCGACGCCGACTTGCCGGCCGGCGTGGCGGACCTGATCCAATCGCATTCGCTGTACCGCCGCGCCAACGGCACGGTCAGTGCTTGA
- the rsfS gene encoding ribosome silencing factor has translation MDIRKLQRVIVDALEDVKAQDIKVFNTTHLTELFDRTVIASGTSNRQTKALAASVRDAVKEAGGHIIAVEGEDVGEWVLVDCGDAVVHIMQPQLRQYYNLEEIWGDKPVRIELGGTGKRGLPKASEGYDDEEDEAEEVTPAKRRTTKPKLAGERPTKAAAPAKKAPAKTAAKKPATKRAAGTGKTATKTATKTAAKTATKTAAKRAPAKKRAA, from the coding sequence ATGGATATTCGCAAACTACAACGCGTGATCGTCGACGCGCTCGAAGACGTCAAGGCGCAAGACATCAAGGTCTTCAATACGACGCACCTGACCGAACTGTTCGACCGCACGGTCATTGCCAGCGGCACCTCCAACCGCCAGACCAAGGCCCTCGCCGCCTCCGTGCGTGACGCCGTCAAGGAAGCCGGCGGCCACATCATCGCCGTGGAAGGCGAAGACGTGGGCGAATGGGTGCTGGTCGACTGCGGCGACGCCGTGGTCCACATCATGCAGCCGCAACTGCGCCAGTACTACAACCTCGAAGAAATCTGGGGTGACAAGCCGGTGCGCATCGAACTCGGCGGCACGGGCAAGCGTGGCCTGCCCAAGGCCAGCGAAGGCTACGACGACGAGGAAGACGAGGCCGAAGAGGTCACGCCCGCCAAGCGCCGGACCACCAAGCCGAAGCTGGCAGGCGAGCGCCCGACCAAGGCTGCAGCGCCGGCCAAGAAGGCGCCCGCCAAGACGGCTGCCAAGAAGCCCGCCACCAAGCGCGCGGCCGGCACGGGCAAGACCGCCACGAAGACGGCCACCAAAACCGCCGCAAAAACGGCCACCAAGACGGCAGCCAAGCGCGCGC